The genomic DNA GGCCGAGCACCGCCACGAACTCCCCGCGGGGGATCTCGAGGTGCGTGTGCTGCAGGGCGTGGACCTCGACCTCGCCCATCTTGTAGACGCGCTCGACGTCGTCGAGCTTGACGATGGGGCGTGTGGGTGCGTCTCCGGGCATCGGCACGAGGCCTCCCTGCTTCGCGTCGGCCGCCTGTGGGGATGATACCGCTGAGCACGCGTTCAAACGCGCGTTTGACAGTCAAACGCATGTTTGACTACACTCCCCGCATGGAGATTCGGACGGCACCCGACCTGGCGGCACTCAAGGCGCTCGCGGACGAGCGGCGGCTCGCGCTGCTCGCGCTGCTCGGCGATGGCGGCGAGCGGTGCGTGTGCGAGCTCGCAGGCGTGACCGGCATGTCCGACGCTCTCGTGTCGCATCACGTCGCGAAGCTCCGCGACGCGGGACTGGTCGAGACGAGGCGGACCGGGCGATGGCTGCACGTGCGCGCTGTGCCCGGCGCTCTCGATGAGATCGCGGAGCGGCTGCGCGGGCTGTGCTGCGTCGAGGGCGGCCCGGCGGTCGGCCCGGCGGGTGGATGCTGCGGGAAGGGCGGTGCGCACGATGGCTGAGTGCGGGCCGGCGTCGTGCTGCTGCGGCG from Actinomycetota bacterium includes the following:
- a CDS encoding helix-turn-helix transcriptional regulator, whose protein sequence is MIPLSTRSNARLTVKRMFDYTPRMEIRTAPDLAALKALADERRLALLALLGDGGERCVCELAGVTGMSDALVSHHVAKLRDAGLVETRRTGRWLHVRAVPGALDEIAERLRGLCCVEGGPAVGPAGGCCGKGGAHDG